The following coding sequences lie in one Seriola aureovittata isolate HTS-2021-v1 ecotype China chromosome 5, ASM2101889v1, whole genome shotgun sequence genomic window:
- the LOC130169244 gene encoding secretory carrier-associated membrane protein 1-like yields the protein MSDFDSNPFADPDFSNPFQDPSVTQVTRSAPPGGLEEYNPFTDARTAAPGNAPKSTPAPSQNTQPAIMKPTEEPPAYSQQQTQDQARAQAELLRRQEELEKKAAELDRRERELQSHGAAGGRKNNWPPLPEKFPVGPCFYHDIAVDIPVEFQKTVKIMYNLWMFHAGTLFVNMFGCLAWFCVDATRGVDFGLAMLWFLLFTPCSFVCWYRPLYGAFRSDSSFRFFVFFFVYICQFGVHVLQTIGITGWGTCGWIAALTGLNTSIPVGIIMLLIAALFTALSVGSLIMFKKVHALYRTTGASFEKAQQEFATGVMSNKTVQTAAANAAANAASNAARGAFKAHP from the exons ATGTCCGATTTTGACAGCAACCCATTCGCAGACCCGGACTTCAGCAACCCCTTTCAG GATCCTTCGGTGACGCAGGTGACCCGGTCTGCCCCTCCTGGTGGTCTGGAGGAGTATAACCCCTTCACAGACGCCAGAACG GCAGCCCCCGGAAATGCCCCCAAATCTACTCCTGCCCCTTCCCAGAACACACAACCTGCCATCATGAAGCCCACAGAAGAGCCGCCGGCTTATTCACAGCAACAGACTCAG gACCAAGCACGTGCTCAGGCTGAGTTGTTGAGAAGGCAGGAGGAGTTGGAGAAGAAAGCAGCAGAGCTTGATCGTCGGGAGAGAGAGTTACAGTCCCACGGAGCCGCGggag GGCGTAAGAACAACTGGCCTCCACTGCCAGAGAAGTTCCCCGTTGGCCCTTGTTTCTACCATGACATTGCAGTGGACATTCCTGTAGAGTTCCAGAAGACGGTCAAGATCATGTACAACCTTTGGATGT TTCATGCAGGCACGCTCTTTGTGAACATGTTTGGCTGCCTGGCCTGGTTCTGTGTGGATGCAACTCGTGGTGTAGATTTTGGCCTGGCCATGCTATGGTTTCTGCTGTTCACCCCCTGTTCTTTCGTCTGCTGGTACAGACCGCTCTACGGGGCTTTCAG GAGTGACAGTTCATTCCgcttctttgtcttcttcttcgtctATATCTGTCAGTTCGGAGTTCATGTTCTACAAACTATTGGCATCACTGGTTGGGGAACGTG tGGCTGGATCGCAGCTTTAACTGGCCTGAACACCAGTATCCCAGTGGGCATCATCATGTTACTGATTGCAGCTCTGTTCACTGCGCTGTCCGTGGGCTCGCTCATTATGTTTAAAAAG GTGCACGCGCTCTATCGTACCACCGGTGCTAGTTTTGAGAAGGCTCAGCAGGAGTTTGCAACCGGAGTCATGTCCAACAAGACCGTTCAGACTGCGGCCGCCAACGCTGCAGCTAATGCTGCGTCCAATGCTGCTCGTGGGGCCTTCAAAGCTCATCCataa